TGACCCTCGGGCAGGCGCAACTGGAGGCCGGGGACGCCCGCGCCGCCGCGCGCACCTTCGACCGGGCGTTCGCCGCCGCGCCCGACCGCACCCTGGACCCGACCCGGCCCGCGTGGGTGCAGGGCGGCCTGCCGTGGCGCGCGCTGTGGTACTCGTTCGGGCCGCTGGAGGCATACACCCGCACCGGGCAGTACGCGCGGGTGCTGACCCTGACGGGCGCGGTGCTGCGCTCGGTGCCCACGCACGAGGAAGCGCACTACTGGCGCGCCCGCGCCCTGACCGGCCTGGGCCGCACCGCCGAAGCTCAGGCCGCGTACCGCGAGGCGCTGCGCCTGCGCCCCGGCTACGCGGAGGCGAGGCAGGGTCTCACGGCGCTGTAACCCCACACAAGGCAGGCCCCGACGTTCAATCGTCGGGGCCTGCCTTGTGTGGCGCGCGCTTATTTCTTGGGCGCGTCGATGGTCTTGCTGGGTTTGCTCTTGCCTGCGGGGCGGGTGGGGGCCTTCTCGACTTTCTGGCCGACGGTGGCGGTTTCCTTCTCGACCTGCTTGTTGATCAGGATCTGCTGCCCGATGCCGATCAGGGTGGACAGGATGATGTAGATGGTCACCCCGGCCGGGAAGGTCAGCGCGAAGTACAGGAAGATCAGGTAGATGAACGCCTGCTGGCGGAACATGTCCGGGTTCTTGCGGGTCATGACGTACAACTGCGCGATGTTCACGATCAGGTACACGACGGCCAGCAGGTACAGCGGGTCGGGAATGGCGAGGTCCGGGAGCCACAGGAAGCCGCTGTCGAACTCGAAGTTGCGGATGGTGGACCACAGGGCGATCAGCACCGGGAACGGAATGAACGTGGAGAAGCATCCGGCCGGGTTGAAGTTGTAATCCCGGTACAGTTGCGCCATCTCGGTCTGCATGGCGCGCTGCGAGTCGGCGTCCTTGCGGTCTTTGTACTTGTCCTGGATTTCCTTGATCTTGGGCTGCATGACCTGCATGCGGGCGGTGGTACGGCCCTGGGCCTGCATCAGGGGCCACATGACGGCGCGCAGCAGCACGGTCAGGACCATCAGGACCAGTCCCCAGTTCCCGATGACCTTGTACAGGGCTTCCATGAGTTTCACGATGTACAGGCTGATCTGACCGAAGAAGTTCGGCTGGAACAGGCCGGGCAGGGTGGTGTAGCCGCTCTGGTACAGGTGGATCAGTTCGTTCTTGCCGCCGTAGATTTCCAGGTTGCTGCTGGCGGGCACCGACGCGCTGATCAGGCCCTGCGCGCCGCCGGTCAGGGTGGCGTTCACGGGCGCGGCGGGTTCGTTGCCGGGCGCGGCCGCGTTGGTGCTGGCGGTCGTCTGCGGCTGGATGATCAGGGCGTGCGCGATCTGACTGGGGTTTTCCTGCAGCGCGGCGTAGCGGATGTTCTCGACGACCAGGGGGCCGGCGCCCTGCACGGCGGCCGGTTGCGGCGCACCCTGCGCGAGGCCCTGCACGCGGGGGTTGTCGGCCTTGCCGAGGCCGGGGAACAGGACGTTCACGCGTTCGGGGCCGCCCGTGACCTCGGTCTTCAGGTCGATCTTGAAGTTGCGGGGGTGCAGGGTGACGGTCTTGGTGACGGTCACGCCGCCCTGCGTGTAGCGGAACACGGCGTCCTGGCGGTTGGCGTCCATGTCGGTGGTGAGGCCGGTGGGCGCGGTGATCTGGGCGTCGGCGGCCGGGTCGAGTGCGCTGTCGGCCTGCACGGCCAGCGCCTTGCGGTCCCCGACCATGTTCACGATGCCTTTCTGGTCTTTCAGGGCGCTGAAGTCGAAGGTGCCGTCGGCGCGCTGCTTGATGTACGGCGTGCCGGCGTAGCTCTTGACGTACCAGCCGATGATCTCGCCGCGCGCGTTGAACACCACGTCCTGCAGGTTGCTGGTCGCGATGAACTCGTCACCGGGGCGGCCGTCGAAGTCGGCGGTGATCCATTCGGGCGTGATGGCCTTGCCGAAGGTGGGGAGGGGGCCGGTCTGGCCGCAACTGCTGAGCAGCAGGGCGCCGCCGACGGCCACGAGGGGAAGCAGGTGTCTTGTTTTCATGGGGTGTTGGGTCGCCTTTTGGGGAAGTGCTCGGGGACCGGGTCGAACCCGCCCGGCACCAGTGGGTTGCAGCGCAGCACGCGCCAGGAGGCCAGCCACGCGCCCCGCACGGCGCCGTGCCGTTCGATGGCCTGCGCGGCGTACTCCGAGCAGGTGGGCGTGAAGCGGCAGGTGGGCGCGGGTTTGCGTGGGGACAGCGCCGACTGATAGTACCGGACGGCGCGCAGCAGACCACGGGCCGCGAGTCCCCCGGTGGGGCGCTGGGCGGGGTCGTTCACGCCGGGCCGTCCGGGGGCGCGTCGGTTGCGGTGGGGGCAGGGGCGGGCACGGAAGCAGGTACGTTCCGTGCCAGGCGGACGTTCCCGCCGGTCTGATCCTGCGCCGGGGTGCCCGGCTCCGGGCTGGCCTGACTCTGCCGGCCCTGATCCTGCCTGTTCTGATCCTGCTTGCCCTGCCCCTGGTTGGCTCTGGTCTGGTTGCCGCCCGGCCCGCCGCGTTTCACGCGTCCCGGCGCGCGGGAGAGCGCGCGGACCAGGGCGGCCTGCAACTGCTCGAACGGCACGGTCAGCACGGCCGGGTTGGGCAGCAGGATCGCGCGGCA
This Deinococcus seoulensis DNA region includes the following protein-coding sequences:
- a CDS encoding YidC/Oxa1 family membrane protein insertase; amino-acid sequence: MKTRHLLPLVAVGGALLLSSCGQTGPLPTFGKAITPEWITADFDGRPGDEFIATSNLQDVVFNARGEIIGWYVKSYAGTPYIKQRADGTFDFSALKDQKGIVNMVGDRKALAVQADSALDPAADAQITAPTGLTTDMDANRQDAVFRYTQGGVTVTKTVTLHPRNFKIDLKTEVTGGPERVNVLFPGLGKADNPRVQGLAQGAPQPAAVQGAGPLVVENIRYAALQENPSQIAHALIIQPQTTASTNAAAPGNEPAAPVNATLTGGAQGLISASVPASSNLEIYGGKNELIHLYQSGYTTLPGLFQPNFFGQISLYIVKLMEALYKVIGNWGLVLMVLTVLLRAVMWPLMQAQGRTTARMQVMQPKIKEIQDKYKDRKDADSQRAMQTEMAQLYRDYNFNPAGCFSTFIPFPVLIALWSTIRNFEFDSGFLWLPDLAIPDPLYLLAVVYLIVNIAQLYVMTRKNPDMFRQQAFIYLIFLYFALTFPAGVTIYIILSTLIGIGQQILINKQVEKETATVGQKVEKAPTRPAGKSKPSKTIDAPKK
- the rnpA gene encoding ribonuclease P protein component, translating into MRGDREFRKVRSHGVPVRDPLFTLRVTEYRPRHGETWRPRAIIGLVVSKKTLKRAVDRNRARRRMREALRTLPGGLPPCRAILLPNPAVLTVPFEQLQAALVRALSRAPGRVKRGGPGGNQTRANQGQGKQDQNRQDQGRQSQASPEPGTPAQDQTGGNVRLARNVPASVPAPAPTATDAPPDGPA
- the yidD gene encoding membrane protein insertion efficiency factor YidD, encoding MNDPAQRPTGGLAARGLLRAVRYYQSALSPRKPAPTCRFTPTCSEYAAQAIERHGAVRGAWLASWRVLRCNPLVPGGFDPVPEHFPKRRPNTP